From Pseudomonas arsenicoxydans:
ACTGCACTGGCCACAGAAGTTGCTGCTTACGCCGATGATCGAACGGGCGGGCGGCCCCGGCAGCATGCCGTTCGGCAAAGGCCAGGTGGTGAACCCTTTCCACCGGTTGCATCGTGAAGACTGACCTTCAAGCTCATCCTTCCAGGCGTACGCTGTTGCGCCTGTCGTTGGGTGCGCTTGCACTCAGGTTTTCCATGCCGGTGTGGGCCCAGACCGACGCCGCGCCGCTGCGGGTGATCACCCTGTTTCAGGGCGCCACCGACAGCGCCGTGGCGTTGGGTGTTACGCCGTGCGGCATCGTCGATTCGTGGAGCGAGAAACCCACCTACCGCTATCTGCGTTCGGCGTTGGACCCGGTGCCCCATGTCGGGCTGGAAACCCAGCCCAGCCTGGAGGACATCGCACTACTGAAACCGGACGTGATCATCGCCTCGCGCTTTCGCCATGAACGCATCGCCCCGTTGCTCAAGCAGATCGCCCCGGTGGTGATGCTGGAGGAAGTGTTCGAGTTCAAAAAGACTTTGGCGCTGATGGGCGTTGCCTTGTACCGGCAGCAGCGGGCCGATGAGGTGTTGGCTCACTGGCAGCGGCGTGTGGCGCAATTGCGTCTGCAATTGCAGCAAAAGTTTGCCGGACGCTGGCCGCCCACGGTGTCGATTCTGGATGTGCGTGAGGACCACATCCGCAGCTATCTGCCGGCGAGCTTTCCGGGGTCCGTCATCACTGAATTAGGCTTTGACTGGAGTGAAGCCAGTCGGGCGGCGAGCGGGGTG
This genomic window contains:
- a CDS encoding ABC transporter substrate-binding protein; protein product: MKTDLQAHPSRRTLLRLSLGALALRFSMPVWAQTDAAPLRVITLFQGATDSAVALGVTPCGIVDSWSEKPTYRYLRSALDPVPHVGLETQPSLEDIALLKPDVIIASRFRHERIAPLLKQIAPVVMLEEVFEFKKTLALMGVALYRQQRADEVLAHWQRRVAQLRLQLQQKFAGRWPPTVSILDVREDHIRSYLPASFPGSVITELGFDWSEASRAASGVSIKLTSKESLAVVNADIFFIFLRAEKAAVQRNYESLVQHPLWQQMRAPQQGQVWRVDGVAWSLSGGMLGANLMLDDVSRLVTAS